Proteins from a genomic interval of Lemur catta isolate mLemCat1 chromosome 17, mLemCat1.pri, whole genome shotgun sequence:
- the MRFAP1 gene encoding MORF4 family-associated protein 1, with amino-acid sequence MRPLDIVELAEPEEVEVLEPEEDFEQFLLPVISEMREDIASLTRERGRAHLRNRSKLWEMDNMLIQIKTQVEASEESALNHLQNPSEGVEGRVAKRCEKAEEKAKEIAKMAEMLVELVRRIERSESS; translated from the coding sequence ATGCGGCCCCTGGACATCGTCGAGCTGGCGGAGCCCGAGGAGGTGGAGGTGCTGGAGCCCGAGGAGGACTTCGAGCAGTTCCTGCTGCCCGTCATCAGCGAGATGCGCGAGGACATCGCGTCGCTCACCCGCGAGCGCGGGCGCGCGCACCTGCGGAATCGGAGCAAGCTGTGGGAGATGGACAATATGCTCATCCAGATCAAGACGCAGGTGGAGGCCTCGGAGGAGAGCGCCCTGAATCATCTTCAGAACCCCAGCGAGGGGGTCGAGGGCAGGGTGGCCAAGAGGTGCGAGAAGGCCGAGGAGAAGGCGAAGGAGATCGCGAAGATGGCAGAGATGCTGGTCGAGCTGGTCCGGCGGATAGAGAGAAGCGAGTCGTCCTGA
- the LOC123622196 gene encoding putative MORF4 family-associated protein 1-like protein UPP, producing MQPLDAGEAREPEEDLGGLRSPALRLGREDLAALEREHVRARGRARRKLMEIESLLDEIGSEVAASEESAVDAARAARAEERVVKLCAEAEKKAMEAARVGRRIVELHRQIDGCECY from the coding sequence ATGCAGCCCCTGGACGCGGGCGAGGCGCGGGAGCCCGAGGAGGACCTGGGCGGTCTCCGGAGCCCCGCGCTCCGCTTGGGCCGCGAGGACCTCGCCGCCCTCGAGCGCGAGCACGTGCGGGCGCGCGGCAGGGCCCGCAGGAAGCTGATGGAGATCGAGAGCCTGCTGGACGAGATCGGGAGCGAGGTGGCGGCCTCGGAGGAGAGCGCCGTGGATGCCGCGCGCGCTGCGCGGGCGGAGGAGAGAGTGGTGAAGCTGTGCGCCGAGGCGGAGAAGAAAGCCATGGAGGCGGCGCGCGTGGGCAGGAGGATCGTGGAGCTGCACCGGCAGATCGACGGCTGCGAGTGTTACTGA